The following proteins are encoded in a genomic region of Arachis stenosperma cultivar V10309 chromosome 4, arast.V10309.gnm1.PFL2, whole genome shotgun sequence:
- the LOC130973113 gene encoding uncharacterized protein LOC130973113: MMTQEPSEELEKHATSGHRPRGNSEYVRLAISDEPRAGEVEISRPQAEPGINAFWWWMKVFLWCIIIVVLSLVLLKWGVPFIFEKVLYPMMEWEATAFGRPVLALVLVASLALFPVFLIPSGPSMWLAGMIFGYGIGFVIIMVGTTIGMILPYLIGLLFRERIHQWLKKWPTNAEMIRLAGEGNWFHQFQVVALFRVSPFPYTIFNYAIVVTNMRFWPYLCGSIAGMVPEAFIYIYSGRLIRTLADAQYGRHHLTTVEIVYNIISFIVAIVTTVAFTVYAKRTLNKLKMAEANEESASVSGIADFEMQKASHS, from the exons ATGATGACCCAAGAACCATCAGAGGAATTGGAGAAACATGCAACCTCAGGGCATCGTCCAAGAGGCAATAGTGAATACGTTAGATTAGCCATATCTGATGAGCCTAGGGCCGGTGAAGTTGAAATCTCACGGCCTCAAGCAGAACCAGGAATTAATGCTTTCTGGTGGTGGATGAAAGTCTTTCTATGGTGCATTATCATTGTTGTACTTTCTCTTGTTTTACTGAAATGGGgtgttccttttatttttgaaaag GTTCTTTACCCAATGATGGAATGGGAAGCTACTGCATTTGGCCGCCCAGTTCTTGCCCTTGTACTTGTTGCTTCTTTAGCTTTATTCCCAGTGTTCTTAATTCCTTCCGGCCCTTCCATGTGGTTGGCCGGCATGATTTTCGGTTATGGCATTGGCTTCGTTATAATAATGGTTGGAACAACCATTGGAATGATCCTCCCTTACCTAATTGGGCTACTCTTCCGCGAACGCATTCAT CAATGGTTAAAGAAGTGGCCCACGAATGCCGAAATGATTAGGCTTGCTGGTGAAGGAAATTGGTTTCATCAATTTCAAGTGGTTGCTTTATTTAGAGTTTCTCCATTTCCCTATACTATATTCAATTATGCTATAGTAGTGACAAATATGAGGTTTTGGCCCTACCTATGTGGATCAATAGCAGGAATGGTGCCAGAAGCTTTCATCTACATCTACAG TGGTAGATTAATAAGGACCTTAGCAGATGCACAGTATGGGAGGCATCACTTGACCACTGTGGAAATAGTGTATAACATTATTTCATTCATCGTTGCAATTGTTACCACGGTTGCATTTACTGTTTATGCAAAAAGGACTTTGAATAAACTCAAGATGGCTGAGGCCAATGAGGAATCTGCCTCTGTTTCTGGCATTGCTGATTTTGAGATGCAGAAAGCTTCCCATTCATAA
- the LOC130976579 gene encoding MLO-like protein 13 isoform X2, which produces MAEEELNESLEYTPTWIVAVVCTIIVFISLVVERGLHKLGKYFKKKNQTPLFDALQKLQEELMLLGFISLLLTVFQTAISHICISPELTTTMLPCKRPHESYEGLAHDQIYYDGIVNKRRLFSVEDSSQHCRSKGKVPLLSQESLHHLHIFIFVLALVHAIFCVTTLFLGITRMRQWKRWEEEIKSKITRTGDSSSIQALHHHEFFKKHADGYWRRAAVVGWLISFFKQFYGSVTESDYIALRYGFIKEHCPRKPQFDFHNYMVRTLEVDFRRIVGISWYLWLFVVLFLLLNIAGWHTYFWLAFLPVIILLLVGAKLEHIIARLAQEPAQESARVKPSDEHFWFSRPTLVLDLLHFTLFQNSFEIAFFFWIWCTYGFDSCIMEKISYIIPRLIMGYSTLPLYTLVTQMGSGFKKGMLDPRVEEALLNWAEERHENSGMSRWRSISSHRMTKEQTQNDEHEIAMEMEDATTSTIELPSSIVQIPLDRPISYSLRHAQ; this is translated from the exons ATGGCAGAAGAAGAACTGAATGAGTCTCTGGAATATACACCAACATGGATTGTAGCTGTTGTTTGCACCATCATTGTTTTTATCTCTCTTGTTGTCGAGCGCGGCCTCCACAAGCTCGGAAAG TACTTCAAGAAAAAGAACCAAACTCCATTATTTGATGCCTTGCAAAAATTGCAAGAAG AATTGATGCTTTTAGGGTTCATTTCCCTTCTACTAACTGTCTTTCAAACTGCAATAAGCCATATTTGCATCTCACCTGAGCTTACAACCACAATGCTTCCATGCAAGAGGCCACATGAATCGTATGAAGGTTTGGCACACGATCAGATCTACTATGATGGTATAGTCAACAAAAGAAGGCTTTTTTCTGTTGAAGATAGTTCTCAGCATTGTAGGAGTAAG GGGAAGGTTCCACTGTTATCACAAGAATCATTGCATCATTTGCACATTTTCATCTTTGTATTGGCTTTAGTGCATGCAATATTCTGTGTCACCACATTATTTCTTGGAATCACAAGG ATGCGTCAGTGGAAGAGATGGGAAGAAGAAATTAAGAGCAAAATAACAAGAACAGGAG ATTCTAGTAGTATCCAAGCTCTCCATCACCATGAGTTCTTCAAGAAACACGCCGACGGATATTGGAGAAGAGCAGCTGTTGTTGGTTGGCTG ATATcattcttcaagcaattttatGGTTCTGTTACTGAATCTGACTACATTGCGCTGCGTTATGGATTTATCAAG GAACATTGCCCGCGCAAACCTCAGTTTGATTTCCACAATTACATGGTGCGGACACTTGAAGTTGATTTCAGAAGAATTGTAGGCATAAG CTGGTACCTGTGGCTCTTTGTTGTGCTGTTTTTGCTGCTAAATATTGCAG GGTGGCACACTTATTTCTGGCTTGCCTTTTTACCAGTGATA ATTTTGCTTCTTGTGGGGGCAAAGTTAGAGCACATCATAGCGCGCTTGGCGCAGGAGCCGGCGCAGGAGTCAGCACGCGTGAAGCCGTCAGATGAACACTTCTGgtttagccgcccaacacttGTCCTTGACTTGCTTCATTTCACTTTATTTCAGAACTCTTTTGAGATTGCATTTTTCTTCTGGATCTGG TGCACATATGGATTTGATTCATGCATTATGGAGAAAATATCCTACATCATCCCAAGACTTATAATGGG TTACAGCACCTTGCCTCTATATACTCTTGTTACTCAG ATGGGTAGTGGTTTCAAGAAGGGTATGCTCGATCCGCGGGTGGAGGAAGCCCTCTTGAATTGGGCAGAGGAAAGACATGAGAACTCCGGCATGAGTAGGTGGCGGAGCATATCATCCCATAGAATGACCAAAGAACAAACACAAAATGATGAACATGAAATAGCCATGGAGATGGAAGATGCAACAACATCTACAATTGAGCTTCCTAGCAGCATTGTCCAAATTCCTTTGGACAGGCCTATTAGTTATTCTTTGAGACATGCTCAATAA
- the LOC130976579 gene encoding MLO-like protein 13 isoform X1 has translation MAEEELNESLEYTPTWIVAVVCTIIVFISLVVERGLHKLGKYFKKKNQTPLFDALQKLQEELMLLGFISLLLTVFQTAISHICISPELTTTMLPCKRPHESYEGLAHDQIYYDGIVNKRRLFSVEDSSQHCRSKGKVPLLSQESLHHLHIFIFVLALVHAIFCVTTLFLGITRMRQWKRWEEEIKSKITRTGDSSSIQALHHHEFFKKHADGYWRRAAVVGWLISFFKQFYGSVTESDYIALRYGFIKEHCPRKPQFDFHNYMVRTLEVDFRRIVGISWYLWLFVVLFLLLNIAGWHTYFWLAFLPVIILLLVGAKLEHIIARLAQEPAQESARVKPSDEHFWFSRPTLVLDLLHFTLFQNSFEIAFFFWIWCTYGFDSCIMEKISYIIPRLIMGVIVQVLCSYSTLPLYTLVTQMGSGFKKGMLDPRVEEALLNWAEERHENSGMSRWRSISSHRMTKEQTQNDEHEIAMEMEDATTSTIELPSSIVQIPLDRPISYSLRHAQ, from the exons ATGGCAGAAGAAGAACTGAATGAGTCTCTGGAATATACACCAACATGGATTGTAGCTGTTGTTTGCACCATCATTGTTTTTATCTCTCTTGTTGTCGAGCGCGGCCTCCACAAGCTCGGAAAG TACTTCAAGAAAAAGAACCAAACTCCATTATTTGATGCCTTGCAAAAATTGCAAGAAG AATTGATGCTTTTAGGGTTCATTTCCCTTCTACTAACTGTCTTTCAAACTGCAATAAGCCATATTTGCATCTCACCTGAGCTTACAACCACAATGCTTCCATGCAAGAGGCCACATGAATCGTATGAAGGTTTGGCACACGATCAGATCTACTATGATGGTATAGTCAACAAAAGAAGGCTTTTTTCTGTTGAAGATAGTTCTCAGCATTGTAGGAGTAAG GGGAAGGTTCCACTGTTATCACAAGAATCATTGCATCATTTGCACATTTTCATCTTTGTATTGGCTTTAGTGCATGCAATATTCTGTGTCACCACATTATTTCTTGGAATCACAAGG ATGCGTCAGTGGAAGAGATGGGAAGAAGAAATTAAGAGCAAAATAACAAGAACAGGAG ATTCTAGTAGTATCCAAGCTCTCCATCACCATGAGTTCTTCAAGAAACACGCCGACGGATATTGGAGAAGAGCAGCTGTTGTTGGTTGGCTG ATATcattcttcaagcaattttatGGTTCTGTTACTGAATCTGACTACATTGCGCTGCGTTATGGATTTATCAAG GAACATTGCCCGCGCAAACCTCAGTTTGATTTCCACAATTACATGGTGCGGACACTTGAAGTTGATTTCAGAAGAATTGTAGGCATAAG CTGGTACCTGTGGCTCTTTGTTGTGCTGTTTTTGCTGCTAAATATTGCAG GGTGGCACACTTATTTCTGGCTTGCCTTTTTACCAGTGATA ATTTTGCTTCTTGTGGGGGCAAAGTTAGAGCACATCATAGCGCGCTTGGCGCAGGAGCCGGCGCAGGAGTCAGCACGCGTGAAGCCGTCAGATGAACACTTCTGgtttagccgcccaacacttGTCCTTGACTTGCTTCATTTCACTTTATTTCAGAACTCTTTTGAGATTGCATTTTTCTTCTGGATCTGG TGCACATATGGATTTGATTCATGCATTATGGAGAAAATATCCTACATCATCCCAAGACTTATAATGGG TGTGATTGTTCAAGTGCTTTGCAGTTACAGCACCTTGCCTCTATATACTCTTGTTACTCAG ATGGGTAGTGGTTTCAAGAAGGGTATGCTCGATCCGCGGGTGGAGGAAGCCCTCTTGAATTGGGCAGAGGAAAGACATGAGAACTCCGGCATGAGTAGGTGGCGGAGCATATCATCCCATAGAATGACCAAAGAACAAACACAAAATGATGAACATGAAATAGCCATGGAGATGGAAGATGCAACAACATCTACAATTGAGCTTCCTAGCAGCATTGTCCAAATTCCTTTGGACAGGCCTATTAGTTATTCTTTGAGACATGCTCAATAA
- the LOC130976579 gene encoding MLO-like protein 13 isoform X3, whose translation MAEEELNESLEYTPTWIVAVVCTIIVFISLVVERGLHKLGKYFKKKNQTPLFDALQKLQEELMLLGFISLLLTVFQTAISHICISPELTTTMLPCKRPHESYEGLAHDQIYYDGIVNKRRLFSVEDSSQHCRSKGKVPLLSQESLHHLHIFIFVLALVHAIFCVTTLFLGITRMRQWKRWEEEIKSKITRTGDSSSIQALHHHEFFKKHADGYWRRAAVVGWLISFFKQFYGSVTESDYIALRYGFIKEHCPRKPQFDFHNYMVRTLEVDFRRIVGISWYLWLFVVLFLLLNIAGWHTYFWLAFLPVIILLLVGAKLEHIIARLAQEPAQESARVKPSDEHFWFSRPTLVLDLLHFTLFQNSFEIAFFFWIWCTYGFDSCIMEKISYIIPRLIMG comes from the exons ATGGCAGAAGAAGAACTGAATGAGTCTCTGGAATATACACCAACATGGATTGTAGCTGTTGTTTGCACCATCATTGTTTTTATCTCTCTTGTTGTCGAGCGCGGCCTCCACAAGCTCGGAAAG TACTTCAAGAAAAAGAACCAAACTCCATTATTTGATGCCTTGCAAAAATTGCAAGAAG AATTGATGCTTTTAGGGTTCATTTCCCTTCTACTAACTGTCTTTCAAACTGCAATAAGCCATATTTGCATCTCACCTGAGCTTACAACCACAATGCTTCCATGCAAGAGGCCACATGAATCGTATGAAGGTTTGGCACACGATCAGATCTACTATGATGGTATAGTCAACAAAAGAAGGCTTTTTTCTGTTGAAGATAGTTCTCAGCATTGTAGGAGTAAG GGGAAGGTTCCACTGTTATCACAAGAATCATTGCATCATTTGCACATTTTCATCTTTGTATTGGCTTTAGTGCATGCAATATTCTGTGTCACCACATTATTTCTTGGAATCACAAGG ATGCGTCAGTGGAAGAGATGGGAAGAAGAAATTAAGAGCAAAATAACAAGAACAGGAG ATTCTAGTAGTATCCAAGCTCTCCATCACCATGAGTTCTTCAAGAAACACGCCGACGGATATTGGAGAAGAGCAGCTGTTGTTGGTTGGCTG ATATcattcttcaagcaattttatGGTTCTGTTACTGAATCTGACTACATTGCGCTGCGTTATGGATTTATCAAG GAACATTGCCCGCGCAAACCTCAGTTTGATTTCCACAATTACATGGTGCGGACACTTGAAGTTGATTTCAGAAGAATTGTAGGCATAAG CTGGTACCTGTGGCTCTTTGTTGTGCTGTTTTTGCTGCTAAATATTGCAG GGTGGCACACTTATTTCTGGCTTGCCTTTTTACCAGTGATA ATTTTGCTTCTTGTGGGGGCAAAGTTAGAGCACATCATAGCGCGCTTGGCGCAGGAGCCGGCGCAGGAGTCAGCACGCGTGAAGCCGTCAGATGAACACTTCTGgtttagccgcccaacacttGTCCTTGACTTGCTTCATTTCACTTTATTTCAGAACTCTTTTGAGATTGCATTTTTCTTCTGGATCTGG TGCACATATGGATTTGATTCATGCATTATGGAGAAAATATCCTACATCATCCCAAGACTTATAATGGGGTAA